The Brachyspira hyodysenteriae ATCC 27164 genome includes a window with the following:
- a CDS encoding ZIP family metal transporter, with amino-acid sequence MIENYSPVSLALFGGGITFAFTALGSALVFFFMSEIKPKLLATMYGFAAGVMTAASFWSLLAPSIELSENTNLPNWLIPVAGFLLGAFFIWVLDKVMPHMHIVNGNEETEGAKVQLSKSILLFLAITLHNIPEGLAVGVTFGAFSVGDSGVTFNAALALALGIGLQNFPEGAAVSLPLKTTGVSKLKSFSLGAISGIVEPIAAVIGALAVTKLTVILPIALAFSAGAMMYVVIEELVPEAVAEEHNHFGVFGFIFGFAIMMVLDVALG; translated from the coding sequence ATGATAGAAAATTATTCACCTGTATCGTTGGCATTATTCGGAGGCGGTATTACTTTTGCATTCACAGCATTGGGATCTGCTCTTGTATTTTTCTTTATGTCAGAAATAAAACCTAAACTATTAGCAACTATGTACGGATTTGCTGCAGGAGTTATGACTGCGGCTAGTTTCTGGTCATTACTTGCACCATCAATAGAATTATCAGAAAATACTAATCTTCCTAATTGGTTAATACCAGTAGCAGGATTTTTATTAGGAGCATTTTTTATATGGGTATTGGATAAAGTAATGCCTCATATGCATATAGTAAACGGAAACGAAGAAACAGAAGGAGCTAAGGTTCAATTATCAAAAAGCATACTATTATTTTTAGCTATAACACTTCACAATATACCTGAAGGTTTAGCAGTAGGCGTAACATTCGGAGCTTTTTCTGTTGGTGACAGCGGAGTAACATTCAATGCTGCATTAGCATTAGCACTTGGCATAGGTTTACAGAATTTCCCTGAAGGTGCTGCAGTTTCTCTTCCTCTAAAAACAACAGGGGTGTCAAAATTAAAATCTTTTTCACTTGGTGCAATATCAGGAATAGTAGAGCCTATTGCTGCTGTTATAGGTGCTTTGGCTGTTACAAAGCTCACTGTTATACTTCCAATAGCTTTGGCATTTTCTGCCGGTGCTATGATGTATGTTGTTATAGAAGAACTTGTGCCTGAAGCTGTTGCTGAAGAACATAATCATTTCGGCGTATTCGGTTTTATATTTGGATTCGCTATAATGATGGTTTTAGATGTGGCTTTAGGGTAA